One window of the Penaeus monodon isolate SGIC_2016 chromosome 1, NSTDA_Pmon_1, whole genome shotgun sequence genome contains the following:
- the LOC119570046 gene encoding TBC1 domain family member 13-like has product MESVSRRSTTTEDYHPLSPGSEAHWEVVERILFIYAKLNPGQSYVQGMNEIIGPIYYTFASDPNEGFREMAEADCFWCFISLMGEIRDFFIRTLDESESGIGAMMNRLMANLRQHDHQLWDRLRVQELKPQFFSFRWLTLLLSQEFDLPDVIRVWDSLFADSNRFSYLIQVCTAMMVTQRDVMMENDFAGNMKILQHYPPGDIQVLLSKATELVESNGEAGIGTEASS; this is encoded by the exons ATGGAATCAGTAAGCCGTCGCTCAACCACAACAGAGGATTACCATCCACTCTCACCAGGATCTGAAGCACACTGGGAAGTTGTGGAAcggattttgtttatatatgccaAGCTCAATCCAGGACAGTCGTATGTGCAAGGGATGAACGAAATTATTGGGCCCATTTACTACACATTTGCCAGTGACCCCAATGAAGGTTTTAGAG aaaTGGCTGAAGCTGACTGCTTCTGGTGCTTCATCTCACTGATGGGCGAGATAAGGGACTTCTTCATTCGCACACTGGATGAGAGCGAAAGTGGCATCGGTGCGATGATGAATAGGCTAATGGCTAACCTCAGGCAGCATGACCACCAACTCTGGGACCGGCTGCGTGTCCAGGAGCTCAAGCCGCAGTTTTTCAGCTTCAG ATGGTTGACCCTTCTGTTGTCCCAGGAGTTTGACCTCCCAGACGTCATACGGGTGTGGGACTCCCTCTTTGCTGACTCTAACCGCTTCAGTTACCTCATCCAAGTGTGCACTGCGATGATGGT GACACAGCGAGATGTTATGATGGAAAATGATTTTGCTGGTAATATGAAAATACTACAG CATTACCCTCCAGGCGATATCCAGGTGCTCCTGAGCAAAGCCACAGAGCTGGTGGAGAGCAATGGTGAGGCAGGGATTGGCACTGAGGCATCAAGTTGA